One Plasmodium malariae genome assembly, chromosome: 3 genomic window, TTTCCTGACACGtgtcatttttaattttatgcctttttttaagtatttcCCCCTTTGTCCTTATTTCTTTTGTCATAGCCCCCTTTTTGTCGTCATGTCTAACACTTTTTTGCTCGTATTGCATATAAGTTCTATccttattcttatttattattatttttttttttttcttctccttCCTTATATCTGTTTtgtttcttattatttttgttttttctttattttgtaaaatattaattttttcagtGTTATGCTtcgttttttcctttctctTTGCTCTCTTTTTAGTAACTCCAGATTTGTTGCTGACCCTCTTTGTAATATTTGTTTCTTCTTCATCGGTTTGTTTTACAATAGGGCATAAATTTTCCTGCTTTAATTTTCTACATTGTTCagaattttttcttttctgttttttgAACTTTATAAAATTCCTAACAGTATTGAAacaatttttccttttcagtATAAGTTTCTTTAAATTGCATAATGATAGTACTTGGTTTTTCCCACAAGtttttttcttactttttgtcatatttttttcttactttttgtcatgtttttttcttactttttgtcatgtttttttcttactttttgtcatgtttttttcttactttttgtcatgtttttttcttactttttgtcatatttttttcttactttttgtcatatttttttcttactttttgtcatatttttttcttactttttgtcatgtttttttcttttttctctaatataatttgtaaaaattaaaacgtCATAGGACTATGAAATAAAGGTCAAGTGAacatcatttttaaatattaaccCTTTTTAATTTGAAGCTACCTTTTGAAATTaatagaatataaatatttgaatattgtataaataaacattaaacaaaaaaaagatttcCAAGTAAAATAGCGAACAAGCTCTTCACAAGATAATCTACTAtgatattacatatatgtttgcCCTAATGCACGGTTTTTACAATATAcaatacattcatatatatatgtatgtacgcatGTACCTCTggatgtacatatatgtatatatcatgttaatatataggcatatataattattatatgccTTCTGCGTATTATGGAACGTATATGCAGTAACTTCTGAATTTATAACAGGGAAAGGGGCATTAAATTAAggatatattttgaaattttttttttcctgtttgtaatttttttgtattatatttattttgcgCACATACTGATGAATAGaagggaagaaaaaaaaaaaaatgtttacacTATCCTCTTTTAAGAAGGTTAAAGATAGgcacgcatatatatgtatatacctCTTTGCACGTTTAGAAAATTGAAAAACCTGTACATGCAACACGTTTAAGGTTTATCCCTTATAATAGCATACTTTTCCAGTACCCCCAAAGCTAATATTTTCAgtatatttaattgtttatgtatgtttttcctttttagcTGCTTATAGGCGTGACAAGTGCAAATGTTGGGGTGGTGTTAAGCTGTTTTTATgtcttcaaaaaaaatagacctttaaatgataaaagtataaatgaACCAAGTGAAAATTTTCGAATTAAAACTTTTGACGAGCTAGCCAAAAACTacgatgaaaaaaatgatttcatagaaaaaattacatccataaacaaatacaaaaaaaagaactttCGAAAAGTGCATGGTGTGGTACTAGAAATAGGAGCAGGGACAGGAAGAaatttttcctatttaaaaaatatagaagcCTTAGTATGTGTTGAAAAAAGCGTAAAAATGTGTGAacagataaagaaaaaattggaaaaagaaaaaccaATTTACCCTGTTTATGTTATAAacaatgatataaaaaatagtctTTTCAAATCTAATGTTTTTGACTGTGTTATTTCGTCTTTTACATTATGTTCTTTTGAACATGTGGACGAAAGTTTACAAAAAGTATTGGAcataatgaaacaaaatggaaaattttatttaattgaaagaggtattatttataacaaaatcataagatatattttagaaaaactGGATTTATACCCTAATAGGAAAATACCATGGGAATATGGCTATTATGAAAATAGAGACCCcttaaatttgttaaaaaaaaataacttcaACATTGTTTTTaaacttataaaaaatgctggaagtatttacataataacaGCGAAGAAACATACTATCTCTTTATCTTATAGCCAAAGTAAACAATTTACTaaggaagaaaataatacCAATACAGTTACACATAACCATAATATGCCAAGCGAAAATAATagcaacaaaaaatatattcaacaAACAGTTCAAAAGAAAACTTTTGATattgataatattatatgccAACAAAAGGGTATTCCcatttattactattataaaaatgtttaacaAAAGTTTAGAAATGTATGTAAAATTACgactagaaaaaaaaaaaaaaaaaaaaaaaaattaacactTTTAGTTATACTAGatgaaattttattcttaaaaaaatatacatattgctaaatgcccttttttttttatgttttttgttttttttcctgtctttaagaaattatttgtaaactttaaaaataaaaaagaagaaactGTTTATTTGGTTACTTCCATGatgcgaaaaaaaaaaaaaaggttacacatggataaaatatatatatatatatatatatatatatgtatactcaaagcaaaccaaaaaaaaaagcaaaattaatatgagggtaaaaaaaaaaaatgcaaacaTTACTATACTTTTTAAAGGGTAATCATATATCTGTAACTTCTATAAAAGCTTAAGCTGCCCAGTTATATCGTTAACTACTTCATCTGGTACTATAaggaaataatgaaaaaaaaaaaaaaaaaaaattaactttttAGAGAATACAAAAACCATATTTTAccacaaaaaaattttaaaataacgtattttttttcacaatCTCAGTAGAATACTatcttatgtatatatatacataatatatataagtatataagtttatacataatataaatatgtatatatgtttatacataatatatatatgtatatatgtttatacataatatatatatgtatatatgtttatacatatatgcttcagtataaaaataaaagttctAGTTTTTAACATATACTCATAATACCCGGTTCAATAGCTATAACTGTTTCCGTGTTTGGCTCAATTTGTGTTCTTCCCTTTAACggaaaaaaagatacaaaCATATGTGCTAAAATACGTGTGTTCATGAATGCACAGAGGAATTGACATACATGTTGTCACactaatgcatatataaaggAACACAAATGTAAAAACACACCAAATAGataaacacatacatataacgCAAACaaaatgtgcatatgtatgccaaaataaaaacatcACTGGCTTTGCTTGTACCGCGTCAATAATTATGGAGGTTATAaggtttttcatttttgccTTTCTCTCAATTTCATACATTTCTTCTGCGctctaaaaataaagagattTTTAATagggaattaaaaaaaaaaaaatgaaataaaataaaagcaaaacGAACCGaagtaaacaaataaatattcgcGTCTTACTGATATTTTaagaactatttttttttgtcccgTTTTTTTCCACACATCGAAGTACGTCAAGGCACTTTGAGAGTTTCCGCTATTTTTAAGttgattttttctttttagcATTTTCTCGTAAACTGATAAGCATGCATGACAACACTGCGaacatatttttcctttgttcatttttatatctgGTAAAGAAGCACCagcaatataaaaaaaaaaaaaaaaaaaaatgcaatagTGTTagagaaacaaaaaaatgtgtaGGATAGTTggcggaaaaaaaaaagaatgataattaaaattagatGGAAGGGAAATGGCTAATAATGGGGAAGGGGGGAAATATAGCACTAAAAAACATGCTTGCATTTTACCTGTCCTAACACAGAATACCATTTTACACTCAAGGTTATATATTGAATCAATATTTAAACAAGTTTCCTTTACTTTTAAAGcacttctttttattt contains:
- the PTH2 gene encoding peptidyl-tRNA hydrolase 2, putative — its product is MNSESYELNLSNLKNDRYDSTLTMFFTFICGFLLGILIKYLKEIKRSALKVKETCLNIDSIYNLECKMVFCVRTDIKMNKGKICSQCCHACLSVYEKMLKRKNQLKNSGNSQSALTYFDVWKKTGQKKIVLKISSAEEMYEIERKAKMKNLITSIIIDAGRTQIEPNTETVIAIEPVPDEVVNDITGQLKLL
- the PmUG01_03017100 gene encoding methyltransferase, putative, with translation MFTLSSFKKLLIGVTSANVGVVLSCFYVFKKNRPLNDKSINEPSENFRIKTFDELAKNYDEKNDFIEKITSINKYKKKNFRKVHGVVLEIGAGTGRNFSYLKNIEALVCVEKSVKMCEQIKKKLEKEKPIYPVYVINNDIKNSLFKSNVFDCVISSFTLCSFEHVDESLQKVLDIMKQNGKFYLIERGIIYNKIIRYILEKLDLYPNRKIPWEYGYYENRDPLNLLKKNNFNIVFKLIKNAGSIYIITAKKHTISLSYSQSKQFTKEENNTNTVTHNHNMPSENNSNKKYIQQTVQKKTFDIDNIICQQKGIPIYYYYKNV